The following proteins are encoded in a genomic region of Myxococcaceae bacterium JPH2:
- the larB gene encoding nickel pincer cofactor biosynthesis protein LarB has product MDEKALKQLLGQVKSGKVSLDDAVGRLKDLPFAELGYATLDTHRNLRFGFPEVVLGEPKTAEQLLGIVGALVERKQTVLVTRLQPEKAEALLARFPKAEYHPVARIFHWRQRKARAGRVAVVTAGTSDIPVAEEAALTAEALGAEVRRVYDVGVAGIHRLLRRREEIQECHAAVVVAGMEGALASALGGLVGIPVVAVPTSVGYGANFGGVSALLAMVNSCASNVATVNIDNGFGGGFYAALISRTRGKR; this is encoded by the coding sequence ATGGACGAGAAGGCGCTGAAGCAACTCCTCGGGCAGGTGAAGTCGGGGAAGGTGTCGCTGGATGATGCGGTGGGCCGGCTGAAGGACCTGCCGTTCGCGGAGCTGGGCTACGCGACGCTCGACACGCACCGCAACCTGCGCTTCGGATTTCCCGAGGTGGTGCTGGGCGAGCCGAAGACGGCGGAGCAGCTACTGGGCATCGTGGGCGCGCTGGTGGAGCGCAAGCAGACGGTGCTGGTGACGCGGCTGCAGCCGGAGAAGGCCGAGGCCCTGCTCGCCCGCTTCCCCAAGGCCGAGTACCACCCCGTGGCGCGCATCTTCCACTGGCGCCAGCGCAAGGCCCGCGCGGGCCGCGTGGCGGTGGTGACGGCGGGCACCAGCGACATCCCCGTGGCAGAGGAAGCCGCGCTGACCGCCGAGGCCCTGGGCGCCGAGGTGCGGCGCGTCTACGACGTGGGCGTGGCGGGCATCCACCGCCTGCTGCGGCGCCGGGAGGAGATTCAGGAGTGCCACGCGGCCGTGGTGGTGGCCGGCATGGAGGGTGCGCTGGCGAGCGCGCTCGGCGGCCTGGTGGGCATCCCCGTGGTGGCGGTTCCGACGTCGGTGGGCTACGGCGCCAACTTCGGCGGCGTGTCCGCGCTCCTGGCGATGGTCAACTCCTGCGCCTCGAACGTGGCGACGGTGAACATCGACAACGGCTTCGGCGGTGGGTTCTACGCGGCGCTCATCTCGCGCACCCGGGGCAAGCGCTAG
- a CDS encoding chemotaxis protein CheC produces MNVLLPSDTQLDALREVANIGCGHAANALARLVRGQVDLSVPRVLVSSATEVALRLGGHAPVAAVHLGMTGELQGAQMMVLTPRDGAVLESVLLGGQPASPLERDSALEEAANIAASACLSAIGRLTRWRLLPTVPTLRRGPGQDVLRDAMGDAVHGGARRVVVTETHFTVACASPPVSGQMLLILERESAGVLLARLGL; encoded by the coding sequence GTGAACGTGCTTCTGCCCAGTGACACGCAGCTCGACGCGCTGCGGGAGGTGGCGAACATCGGCTGCGGCCATGCGGCCAATGCGCTGGCTCGCCTCGTCCGCGGGCAGGTGGACCTCTCCGTGCCGCGCGTCCTGGTGTCGAGCGCCACGGAGGTCGCGCTGCGGCTGGGCGGGCACGCACCCGTGGCGGCCGTCCACCTGGGCATGACGGGCGAGCTGCAGGGCGCGCAGATGATGGTGCTGACGCCTCGCGACGGCGCGGTGCTGGAGTCGGTGCTCCTGGGCGGTCAGCCCGCCAGCCCGCTCGAACGGGACAGCGCGCTCGAGGAGGCCGCGAACATCGCCGCCAGCGCGTGCCTGTCCGCCATTGGCCGACTCACCCGGTGGCGGCTGCTCCCCACCGTGCCCACCCTGCGGCGAGGCCCGGGGCAGGACGTGCTGCGCGACGCGATGGGCGACGCGGTGCACGGTGGCGCCCGGCGGGTGGTGGTGACCGAGACACACTTCACCGTGGCGTGCGCCTCGCCGCCCGTGTCCGGGCAGATGCTCCTGATTCTGGAGCGAGAGAGCGCCGGAGTGCTCCTGGCTCGCCTGGGCCTGTAG
- a CDS encoding chemotaxis protein CheA — translation MTMDMSRYLGLFISEASEHLEALSRDLVQLEREGSSSAVDSMFRHAHSVKGMASSMGFEPIAILAHRVEDLVDAVRQDRSRLDRDLVDLLLGAADALLAQVRAVAENKEPAEATALLQQLSARVTTITGHAPATTRVARVTVLKPATDAAAEPPSSPEPAPTKAPESSAPAPDETPRPPGSKSVPADPRPGSSAGGLSSGAGAESGSTAREPRPAEAPALVAQEVAVRPAPGVDLSGGLQAAAGGALTPRPEGEARAPMQRWAVQLRIAPTCQVPGVRAFLVHKRLTTLGTLLDLRPSLEELKAGRIPDGYIQVELETSVGDTGIHSALRNVAEVEVVSVKAAVAAPAPAPPTVAAPDSARSSGETGGSRTVRVRTELLDYFLDTVGELMLATARLREVGKVLPENARPELEEGVYRLHTLVKDLHDKVMSARMTPLSLITDRLPRAARDIARRKEREVDLVITGAEIELDRAILDELADPLLHLLRNCIDHGLEAPEERLAAKKGSRGRVLVAVRRARDRVIVEIEDDGRGMDPAKLKAAAVTRGLLTPEAAARMTDREAFLLSCLPGVSTAKDVTDISGRGVGMDAVKRVVESVGGTLEIDSERGRGTRFTLRLPLTVAVVHLLLVEVGDEVFGLPIAKVVGATEADGDTLSRSRETALLPHGNGLLPVHALGALLGVPAPERKGLRPFVVMEGDSGKVALAVDRLLGQEEVVLKPLSRPLDLLPGLSGVTILGSGRPVFILDVPRLLSA, via the coding sequence ATGACGATGGACATGTCCCGCTACCTCGGACTCTTCATCTCCGAGGCCAGCGAGCATCTGGAGGCCCTGAGCCGAGACCTCGTGCAGCTGGAGCGCGAAGGCTCGTCGAGCGCGGTGGACTCGATGTTCCGGCACGCCCACTCCGTCAAGGGGATGGCCTCGTCCATGGGCTTCGAGCCCATCGCCATCCTGGCCCACCGCGTGGAAGACCTGGTGGACGCCGTGCGGCAGGACCGCAGCCGGCTGGACCGGGACCTGGTGGACCTGTTGCTCGGCGCCGCGGACGCGCTGCTCGCCCAGGTGCGCGCCGTCGCCGAGAACAAGGAGCCCGCCGAGGCCACCGCGCTGCTTCAGCAGCTCAGCGCCCGCGTCACCACCATCACCGGCCACGCGCCCGCCACCACCCGCGTGGCGCGCGTCACGGTGCTCAAGCCCGCCACGGACGCGGCGGCCGAGCCTCCCTCAAGCCCCGAGCCCGCTCCCACGAAGGCGCCCGAGTCCTCCGCGCCCGCGCCTGACGAGACGCCTCGGCCCCCGGGCTCGAAGAGCGTGCCGGCGGACCCGCGCCCCGGGTCGTCCGCCGGTGGACTCTCGTCAGGGGCAGGGGCCGAGAGCGGCTCCACCGCGCGCGAGCCGAGGCCCGCGGAGGCTCCGGCGCTCGTCGCACAAGAGGTCGCCGTGCGGCCCGCGCCGGGCGTCGACTTGAGCGGTGGGCTCCAGGCCGCCGCGGGGGGCGCGCTGACGCCTCGGCCCGAGGGCGAGGCCCGCGCACCGATGCAGCGCTGGGCGGTGCAGCTGCGCATTGCTCCCACCTGCCAGGTGCCCGGAGTGCGCGCCTTCCTGGTGCACAAGCGGCTCACCACGCTGGGCACGCTCCTGGACCTGCGCCCCTCGCTGGAGGAGCTGAAGGCCGGACGCATCCCGGATGGCTACATCCAGGTGGAGCTGGAGACGTCCGTGGGCGACACGGGCATCCACAGCGCGCTCCGGAACGTGGCCGAGGTGGAGGTCGTCTCCGTCAAGGCGGCGGTGGCCGCGCCCGCGCCTGCCCCGCCCACCGTGGCGGCGCCGGACAGCGCGCGCTCCAGTGGAGAGACGGGCGGCTCGCGCACGGTGCGGGTGCGCACGGAGCTGCTGGACTACTTCCTCGACACGGTGGGCGAGCTGATGCTCGCCACGGCCCGCCTGCGCGAGGTGGGCAAGGTGCTGCCGGAGAACGCGCGCCCCGAGCTGGAGGAGGGCGTCTACCGGCTGCACACGCTGGTGAAGGACCTGCACGACAAGGTGATGAGCGCGCGCATGACGCCGCTGTCGCTCATCACGGACCGCCTGCCCCGCGCCGCGCGCGACATCGCCCGCCGCAAGGAGCGCGAGGTGGACCTGGTCATCACCGGCGCCGAGATCGAGCTGGACCGGGCCATCCTCGACGAGCTGGCGGATCCGCTGCTGCACCTGCTGCGCAACTGCATCGACCACGGGCTGGAGGCGCCCGAGGAGCGGCTGGCCGCGAAGAAGGGCTCGCGGGGACGCGTGCTGGTGGCGGTGCGCCGCGCGCGCGACCGCGTCATCGTCGAAATCGAGGACGACGGCCGAGGCATGGACCCGGCGAAGCTGAAGGCGGCGGCGGTGACGCGCGGCCTCCTGACTCCGGAGGCCGCCGCCCGCATGACGGACCGCGAGGCCTTCCTGCTGTCGTGCCTGCCCGGGGTGTCCACGGCCAAGGACGTGACGGACATCTCCGGCCGCGGCGTGGGCATGGACGCCGTCAAGCGCGTGGTGGAGAGCGTGGGCGGCACGCTGGAGATCGACAGCGAGCGAGGCCGCGGCACGCGCTTCACGCTGCGCCTGCCCCTCACCGTGGCGGTGGTGCACCTGCTGCTGGTGGAGGTGGGAGACGAGGTGTTCGGCCTGCCCATCGCCAAGGTGGTGGGCGCCACGGAGGCGGACGGCGACACGCTCAGCCGCAGCCGCGAGACGGCGTTGCTGCCTCACGGCAACGGGCTGCTGCCGGTGCACGCGCTGGGGGCGCTGCTCGGAGTGCCGGCCCCGGAGCGCAAGGGGCTGCGACCCTTCGTGGTGATGGAGGGGGACTCGGGGAAGGTGGCGCTGGCGGTGGACCGGCTGTTGGGCCAGGAGGAAGTGGTGCTCAAGCCGCTGTCGCGACCCTTGGACTTGCTGCCGGGCCTCTCTGGGGTGACCATCCTGGGCAGTGGCCGTCCGGTCTTCATCCTGGACGTTCCGAGGTTACTGTCCGCGTGA
- a CDS encoding response regulator encodes MAKRVLVVDDAIFMRNMIKDIFASGGFEVVGEAANGLEAVEKFKEFKPDLTTMDIVMPFKSGIEATREIIKQDSSAVVIMCSALGQESLVMEAIEAGASDFIVKPFRAEDVLAVVKKVLGEV; translated from the coding sequence ATGGCTAAGCGGGTCCTGGTCGTCGACGACGCCATCTTCATGCGCAACATGATCAAGGACATCTTTGCGTCTGGAGGGTTCGAGGTCGTCGGTGAGGCGGCCAACGGCCTCGAGGCCGTGGAGAAGTTCAAGGAGTTCAAGCCCGACCTCACGACGATGGACATCGTGATGCCCTTCAAGAGCGGCATCGAGGCCACGCGGGAAATCATCAAGCAGGACAGCAGCGCCGTCGTCATCATGTGCTCCGCCCTTGGGCAGGAGAGCCTGGTGATGGAGGCCATCGAGGCGGGCGCGTCGGACTTCATCGTCAAGCCGTTCCGCGCCGAGGATGTGCTGGCGGTCGTCAAGAAGGTGCTGGGCGAGGTGTGA
- a CDS encoding purine-binding chemotaxis protein CheW — translation MRHVIFRVEKERYGLPLSAVREVVVPPARFTLVPRAPPAITGVMNLRGRVVTVVELRQLLNLPEGPTPPARVVLLDRGRRDLGLLVTDVDGIEAVERISTAPGRVTPAVRGVARLGGLGVTVLEPEGLDAAVVALFTPSK, via the coding sequence GTGCGCCACGTCATCTTCCGGGTGGAGAAGGAGCGCTACGGGCTGCCGCTGTCGGCCGTCCGCGAGGTGGTGGTGCCCCCCGCGCGCTTCACCCTCGTTCCCCGCGCGCCGCCAGCCATCACCGGCGTGATGAACCTGCGCGGCCGGGTGGTGACAGTGGTGGAGTTGCGCCAGTTGTTGAATCTGCCCGAGGGGCCCACGCCACCCGCCCGGGTCGTGCTGCTGGACCGGGGGCGCCGGGACCTGGGACTGTTGGTGACGGACGTGGACGGCATCGAGGCGGTGGAGCGCATCAGCACCGCGCCGGGCCGGGTCACTCCGGCCGTGCGTGGGGTTGCCCGGTTGGGCGGCCTCGGGGTGACCGTCCTGGAGCCGGAGGGCTTGGATGCCGCGGTGGTTGCCTTGTTCACCCCCTCCAAGTGA
- a CDS encoding methyl-accepting chemotaxis protein: MRRPLRDDPSSGLTPRREPVQRLLRSVEGPKTTREVSLHRKIFTGYILLGAILGAWLMGSESLFGSDWGNLRYLIRVGGGVLITFGGAALLPSLLARVIRVKVLSRSAFEISQGDLSKPVAAEAHSTRDEIDELTGAISRMQENLRELVGKIQDTAKSVADTAIDLQRSAENVNGSTEEVGSSMERIASGAETQSQLVSRTSKVITEMAGSIQRTAVSAEDAAKTTAETSGAAEDGSKAARLAGDKVKKVFNRIESASQQVFAFGEKTQEISKIVDAITQVAQQTNLLALNATIEAARAGEYGRGFAVVADEVRKLAESAGRSAEQISKLARDISGQSTSVVSAMKEGIAELAEGREDLTNIVRSMGSITDTMRKGAEKVHLISDSAREQLKGSEEMVKAIEEIKLVARNNASSTEAIQAVIQEQTAAVSRMTSLASELTNLSVELQSVVRSFRLGA, encoded by the coding sequence CCGGAAGATCTTCACGGGCTACATCCTCCTCGGCGCCATCCTTGGCGCGTGGTTGATGGGCAGTGAGTCTCTGTTCGGCTCGGACTGGGGCAACCTGCGCTACCTCATCCGCGTCGGCGGCGGCGTGCTCATCACCTTTGGTGGCGCCGCGCTCCTGCCCTCGCTGCTCGCGCGCGTCATCCGCGTGAAGGTGCTCAGCCGCTCCGCCTTCGAAATCTCCCAGGGCGACCTGTCCAAGCCCGTGGCCGCCGAGGCGCACAGCACCCGCGACGAGATTGACGAGCTGACGGGCGCCATCTCGCGCATGCAGGAGAACCTGCGCGAGCTGGTGGGCAAGATTCAGGACACCGCCAAGAGCGTGGCCGACACGGCCATCGACCTGCAGCGTTCGGCGGAGAACGTCAACGGGTCCACGGAAGAAGTGGGCTCGTCCATGGAGCGCATCGCCAGCGGCGCGGAGACGCAGTCGCAGCTCGTCTCCCGGACGTCCAAGGTCATCACCGAGATGGCGGGCAGCATCCAGCGCACCGCCGTCAGCGCCGAGGACGCCGCCAAGACGACCGCCGAGACGAGCGGCGCGGCCGAGGACGGCTCCAAGGCCGCGCGGCTCGCGGGCGACAAGGTGAAGAAGGTCTTCAACCGCATCGAGTCCGCCAGCCAACAGGTGTTCGCCTTCGGCGAGAAGACGCAGGAGATCTCCAAGATCGTCGACGCCATCACCCAGGTGGCGCAGCAGACGAACCTCCTGGCCCTCAACGCCACCATCGAGGCGGCGCGCGCGGGTGAGTACGGCCGCGGCTTCGCGGTGGTCGCCGACGAGGTCCGCAAGCTCGCCGAGAGCGCGGGCCGCTCCGCCGAGCAGATCTCCAAGCTCGCGCGCGACATCTCCGGTCAGTCCACCTCCGTCGTCAGTGCCATGAAGGAAGGCATCGCGGAGCTGGCCGAGGGCCGCGAGGACCTGACCAACATCGTGCGCTCCATGGGGTCCATCACCGACACCATGCGCAAGGGCGCGGAGAAGGTGCACCTCATCTCCGACAGCGCTCGCGAGCAGCTCAAGGGCAGCGAGGAGATGGTGAAGGCCATCGAGGAAATCAAGCTGGTGGCGCGCAACAACGCCAGCTCCACCGAGGCCATCCAGGCCGTCATCCAGGAGCAGACCGCCGCCGTCTCCCGCATGACATCGCTGGCGAGCGAACTCACCAACCTCTCCGTGGAGCTGCAGAGCGTGGTGCGCAGCTTCCGCCTGGGCGCCTGA